In the genome of Salana multivorans, the window CGCCGCTCACGCGGACACACCCGTCGGCGTCGGCCACCACCTCGTGCGGCTCGTACCACCAGTCGCCGCGCACGAGGTCGCGCAGCGCCCAGTAGGACGGCTTGGGGGTCCCGTCGGCGCGGACCAGGCCCGACGGGGCGCCCAGCCACTGGTCGCGGTCGCAGAAGCCCCAGTACGTGACGGCCTCGACCGCCGGGTGCGCCGCGAGCGTCGAGTAGTGCTGGACGATCTCGTCCGCCTGCCGGGCCTCGCCCTCGGGGGTCGTCGGCCAGGAGTCGACGACGTAGTCGTTGAGGTCCTCGATGTGCGCCGGCATGAGGTCGCCGGACAGGAGCGTCGTCTCGGTCCAGTGCAGCGGGAGGCCGAAGCCGGCGAACCGCTCGCAGATCTCCCAGAGCTGGTCGCGACCGCGGAACCCCTGGTGCATGTGGGACTGCAGGCCGATCGCGTCGATCCGGATGCCGGCGTCCAGCACGTCGGCGACGAGCCGCTCGTACTCGGGTCCGAGGTCGAAGTCGTTGAGCACGAGCGTCGGCTCGGTGCCCTGGCTGCGCGCCTCTTCGACGGCGAGGCGCACCATCTCCACGCGCCCCTTCTCCGCTGCCATCCGCGTGATCGCGTTGGGCACGCCGTCGGGCTCGTTGACGAAGCGGGGCATGATGACGACCTCGTTGATGACGTCCCACGTGTCCACCACGCCCGCGAAGTCGCGCACCTCGCGCCGGATCCGCTCCCTCAGCAGGCGCTCCGCCTCCGCCAGCGGCAGCCGGTCGACCCACGGCGCCTTGACCGTGTGCCAGACGAGCGGGTGCCCCTTGAGGCGGACGCCGCGCTCGGCGAACCACCGCGCCGTCGCGAGGGTCGGCTCCAGGGCGGTCCGTCCCGGCTCCGGCTCGTACCGCCCCCAGTAGAACGACAGCGTCGCGGTGTCGAAGAGGTCGAGGTAGAGCTCCTGCAGCTCGCTCTCGACCAGGTCCATCCCCGATCCCGTGGCGCCGAAGCCGAAGGCGTGCCGGACCTGCTCGACGCGGACCACGGCGCCCGGGCAGGGCCGGCCCTCGGCGTCGAGCAGCACGAGACGGGCATCGACGTGGCGGAAGCTGAAGTCGTCGGGCACGGCGTTCCTCTCTGAACGTACGGCGGCTGTGCCGGTCGGGCGATCCCACCTTATATCGATAAAACTTTGTCGGCAAACCGACCTCGACGGCGCCGGGACGGCACAGGCCCGCGCCCCCCGTACGCTGGCTCCGGGGTCCGGACGAGGGCCGGGACCGATGGGCGCAGGAGGCGGAGATGGTCACGATGAGCGACGTGGCGCGCCTCGCGGGCGTCTCCGTGATGACCGTCTCCAACGTGCTGAACGACCGCCCGTACGTCAAGACGTCGACCCGGGACCGGGTCCTGGCCGCGGTCGCCGAGCTCGGCTACGAGATCAACCTGAGCGCGCGCCACCTGCGCTCGGGCCAGACCGGGACGGTCGGGCTGATCGTGCCGCGGTTCTCCCACCCCTACTTCGCCGAGCTCGCCGACGCGCTCGCCTCGGAGCTCACCGCCAGGGGACGCCACCTCGCCGTCGAGCAGTCGGAGGCGTCGCGGGAGCACGAGCTCGCGGCGCTCTCCCGCGCGCGCCTGCAGCGCTACGACGCCGTCGTGCTGAGCGTGGCCGGCCTCGAGCGGGAGGAGCTCGCGACGCTCGCCGAGTCGCCGCCCGTCGTGCTCCTCGGCGAGCGGGAGATGCCGGCCAGGTTCGACCACCTGCAGCTCGCGAACATCGAGGGCGCCCGGCTCGCGACCACCCGCCTGCTCGACTCGGGGGCTCGCCGCGTCGCGGTCGTCGGGGGTGACCTCCAGCGCGACGACGCGACGGCCCGCCTCCGGACCGACGGCTGGATCGCGGCGCACGAGGAGCGCGGCCTGCCCGTCGACGAGCGGCTCGTGCTGAGCGACGGACGCTACAGCGCGGAGGAGGCCCACGACGCGGTGATCGCGGCGCACGCCGCCGGCCTCGACCCGGACGGCTACTTCGCCATCACCGACGACATCGCGACCGGCGTCCTCGCGGCGCTCCACCGGCTGGGCCGCGCGGTGCCGGAGGAGATCGGCGTCGTCGGGTACGACAACCTGGTCGCCTCGGCGTGGACCGTCCCGGCCCTCACGACGATCGACGCGGGGCGGGCCGAGGTGGCGCGCACGATCGCCGACCTCATCGAGCGGCGGATCGCCGACCCCTCGGCCTCACCCCGGCACCTCGTCGGGCAGGTCCGCCTGATCGAGCGGGACTCGGTGGCACCCCTGCCCTGACGACCGGCCGGGCGCACCGAGACGTCGGCCCTCCCGGCGACCTCCTCTTTATCGATACAGTTCCTCCCATGGCTCCTCCCAGCCCGCCGCGGACGGCGGCCGACGGACCCGCTCGCCACCGACTGACCGCCGCGACGCCGGCGCACGCGTGGACGGAGGCCTACCCGCTGGGCAACGGGACGATCGGCGCGATGTGCTGGGGCGGGCCGGACGTCGACCGGACCCAGGTCAACGACGCCACGTGCTGGAGCGGTTCGCCGGACTCGGCGCGCGGCGAGGTGGCCGACGACGGGCCGGCGCGGCTCGCCCGGGCGCGCGCCGCCCTCGCGGAGGGCGACGTCCGAGCGGCCGAGGAGGAGCTGCGCCGGCTCCAGGGCGGCTTCAGCCAGTCGTTCCAGCCGCTGGTGGACATCGAGATCACCCGCGAGGGCGCCGACCGCCTCCCGGCCGGTCAGGAGGCTCCCCCGCTGGGGACCCGCACCCTCGACCTCGCGCGCGCCGTCGCCGAGCACACCTGGGAGCACGACGGGGTCCGCACCACCCAGCTCACCTTCGTCAGCCACCCGGCCCAGGCGCTGGTGCTGCACCGCACGTCGTCCGCCGCCGAGAGCCTGCTCGTGCGGCTGACCTCCCCGCACCCCTCGACCACCGTCACCGCGAGGATCGTCGCGGACCCGGACGACGTGGCAGGCAGGCCGGCCGGGGCGAGGATCGACCTCGTCACCCGGATGCCCCACGAGCTGCTGCCGTGGCAGGCCGGTGCCGTCCAGCCGCTGCGCTACGACGGCCCGGCCGTCAGCGCCGTCGCGACGGCGCACGTGCGCACGGACGGGCGGCTCGTCGCCGTCGACGGCGGGATCCGGGTCGAGGACGCCTCGACGCTCACCCTCGTCCTCGCGACGGCCACCGACGCCGGCGGTGACGACGACCGGGCGCCCTGCCACGGCGACACCGGCATCCTCCTGGCGCGGGCCGGCGACACCGCGACCGTCGCCGCCGAGCGGTCCGTCCCCGACCTGCTGGCGGAGCACGTGGCGGACCACGCCGCGCTGTTCGACCGCGTCGACGTCGAGCTGGGCGAGGACGAGCACGACGAGCTGGTCGCCCGGCTGTTCGCCTACGGGCGCTACCTCCTGATCGCTGGGTCGCGCCCGGGGACGCCGCCGCTGACCCTCCAGGGCATCTGGAACGAGTCGCGGACGCCGCCGTGGAACAGCGACTACACCCTCAACATCAACCTCGAGATGAACTACTGGCCGGCGCACACCACCGGGCTGTCCGAGTGCGCCGACGCCCTCGCCGACTGGGTGCGCGTGCTCGCCGCGCGGGGACGGGACGCCGCGCGCGGCCTCTACGACGCCCCGGGGTGGGTCGCGCACCACAACAGCGACCAGTGGGGGTTCGCCCTGCCGACGGGCCGCGGTGACGACGAGCTGAGCTGGTCGTTCTGGCCGATGGGCGGGGTGTGGCTGGCGCGGCAGCTCCTGGAGACCGCGGAGTTCACCGGGCGGCGCAGCGACGCCGAGGCCGTCTGGCCCACCGTCGCGGGGGCGGTCGAGTTCACCCTGGCCTGGCTGCAGCCCATGCCGGACGGGACCCTCGGCACGACGCCCTCGACGAGCCCCGAGAACGACTACCTGGCTCCGGACGGGCGGCCGAGCGCCGTCACGACGTCCGCCACCAGCGACATCGAGCTGGTCCGGGACCTGCTCGACGGTGTGCTCGCCCTGCCCCGCGACCTGGTCGGTGCCGAGCTGCACGACCGGGTCGCCCGCGCTCACGCCGCGCTCCCCCCGACCCGCGTGCTGGCGGACGGCCGCATCGCCGAGTGGCACGGCGACCCGCCCGAGTCCGACCCGCTGCACCGGCACCAGTCCCACCTCGCCGGCCTGTTCCCCGGTCGCAGCATCACCCGGGCGACGCCCGAGCTGGCCCGCGCGGCGTCCGCGACGCTCGACGCCAGGGGCGAGGACAGCACCGGGTGGTCGCTCGCGTGGCGCCTGTGCCTCCGCGCTCGGCTCGGGCAGCCGGAGCACGTCGCCCGGCTGTTCGAGCGGTTCACCCGGACGGTGCCGCCGACCGTCACCGACGTCGGGCTCAGCGGCGGGATCTACCCCAACCTGTTCTGCGCCCACCCGCCGTTCCAGATCGACGGGAACCTGGGCGTGACGGCCGCGGTCGCCGAGGCGCTGGTGCAGTCGCACGAGCGCGACGACGACGGCGTCCGGCTCGTCCGGCTCCTTCCCGCCTGCCCGTGGCGCTCGGGCAGCGCACGCGGGCTCCGGCTGCGCGGCGGTGGACGCCTCGACCTGGGCTGGGCCGCCGGCGAGCCCGTCCGCGTCGCGCTCGGCGCCGATCGCGACGTCACCTACCGTCTCCTCTCGCCCACCGGTGGCGCGCGGGAGGTCGAGCTGTCGGGCGGGTCGACGGTGAGCCTCGCGCTGTCCTGAGCCGGCTCGCCACGCGCGGGCCGGGGTCCGCGAGGCCCTAGCCGGCGTCCGGCTCCGCGGGGGTGAACCGGGCCGTGACGTGAGCGACGAGCGGACGGGCGACCAGCTCGAGCAGGACGACGAACACCCACGCGAGCAGCAGCATCGCCCCGTCCCCCGCCACGTACACCGCCGCGGCGGCGACGAGCAGCAGACAGGCGAGCCCCAGCGTGACCCGCCAGGACAGGAACATCTCGGCCGCGGCGATCCGCGCGACGTCACGCGTCCGGAAGGAGAAGAAGGAGGAGACGACGAGCGCGTTGCCCGCCCACAGCGCGAGGACGACGCCGGCGGCGATCCCGGCCGCGCGCAGCAGCGGCCCGGCGACGTGGTCGCCCGCGTAGCCGACGTTCACCGCGAGCACCGCGGCGGCGACGAGCGTCGGCACCCACCAGCGCAGCACGTCGACGACGTTCATCCGGTACCCGCGCAGGAACAGGCGCGCCGACCCCGCGCCGGGATCCCGACGCCACCCGCGGACCGCGTAGAGACCGGCCGAGAGCGCGGGAGCGACGGCGACGAGGCCGAGGACGTAGAGCATGAGACCGAGCGGCGTCGCGCTGACGAAGAGACCGACGACGACGCTGGGCGCGCACGCCAGGGCCAGGCAGAGCCCGAGCACGACGCACCGGTTGATCGTCCGTGCCGCCCGCACCATCCGGCCGGCGCCCGAGCCGTCGACGTCCATGGCCCGATCCTCCCCGGTCACCACGGGTGCCCTCAACCCAGCGCGACGCAGGACACCGTCGGGCTCAGCACCCGGTCGGGCCCGACCCGTCGGGACGGACCGACGAGGTCGAGCTCGAGCGTCGCGTGCCAGTCCCGGCTCGACCGGGCGACGCCGAGGCGGACCCGTCCCGGCTCGACCACGCGGTCCGTCAGCCCGACGAAGGACGTGAGGTCGGCGTGCAGCTCGACGTCGACGCGGCGCCTCTCGCCGGGGGCGAGGGTGACCCGGTGGAAGGCGACGAGCCGCTCGACCGGGCGGGTCACCGCCGCCGCCGGGCCCTGCAGGTAGACCTGGACGACGTCGCTCACCTCGCGGTCGGTGTCGTTGCCGAGGGTCACGGCGAGCGTCGTGGTCCCGTCGGTCGGCCACCGCTCGCCCGAGGAGGTGACGTCGCCCCAGGTGAGGTCGGCGTAGGAGAGGCCGTGACCGAACGCGAAGAGCGCGTCGGGGTCGAGGTTCGAGACCGCGGACGCCCGGCCGAGCGGCGGCGCGAGGTACGTGCCGGGCTGCGCGCCGGCCTCGCGCGGGATCTGCACCGGAAGGTGGCCCGACGGGTTCACCCGTCCCGTCAGCACGTCGGCGACGGCCCGCGCGCCGAGCTGGCCGGGGAAGAAGCACTGGACGATGGCCGCGACGCGGCCGGCGAACCGGCCGAGGGCGTAGGGACGTCCGGCGAGGAGGAGCAGGACGACCCGGGCGCCCGTGGCGAGGATCGCCTCGAGCAGCTCCTCCTGCTCACCCGGCAGGTGCAGGTCGGGGGCGTCGCAGCCCTCGCCGGACGTGCCCCGGCCGAACAGCCCGGCGCGGTCGCCCAGCGCGACGACGACGACGTCCGCGCCCCGCGCCGCCGCGACCGCCTCGTCGAACCCGGACCGCCCGGGCTCCTTGACGTCGCACCCGACGGCGTGGCTCACCGGCCCCGGACGGGTCGCCCGCAGCTCCGCCAGGACGCTCGGCACCTCGATCCCCATCGGGCGGTCCGGGTGGTGGACGCCGACGTGCGCCGGGAAGGAGTAGCAGCCGAGCATCGCGAACGGGTCGTCGGCCACGGGACCGACGACGGCGAGCGAGGCGTCCGGCGCCAGCGGGAGCACGCCGTCGTTCTCGACGAGCACGACCGCCTCGCGGGCGAGCCGGAGCGCGAGGTCCCGCTGCTCGGCGCGGTCCAGGTCGATCGTCTCGGCGACCTCGGGCTCGTAGTCGGGGTCGAGCAGGCCGAGCTCGATCTTCTGCACGAGGACCCGCCGCACGGCCCGGTCGACGAGCTCCTCCGGGATCGTCCCGTCGCTCACCGCCTCCAGGAGGGGCGTTCCGTACGTGGCGACGGACGGCAGCTCGACGTCGATCCCGGCACGCAGCGCGAGGTGGGCCGCGTGCGCGTCCGACGTGGCGACCGCGTGCATGGCCCGGAGGAAGGCGACGGCGAAGTAGTCGGCGACCACGACGCCCTCGAAGCCCCACTGCTCGCGCAGGAGCCCGGTGAGCCGCGCCTCGTCGGCGGCCGCGGGGACCCCGTCGACCTCCGCGTAGGAGTTCATCACCGACCGCGCCCCACCCTCGCGCAACGCCATCTCGAACGGCGGGTAGAACACCTCCGCCAGCTCCCTCGGCCCCGCCGAGACCGGCGCATGGTTACGCCCCGCCCGCGACCCCGAGTACCCCGCGAAGTGCTTCAGCGTCGCCACGACGCCCGACCGCTCGAGCCCCCGCACGTACGCGGCCCCGACCGACCCCACCAGGAACGGGTCCTCGCCGATCGACTCCTCCACGCGCCCCCACCGGTAGTCGCGCACGACGTCGAGGACCGGCGCGAGCCCCTGGTGCACCCCGACCGAGCGCATCGCCCGACCGATCTGCCCGGCCATCTCCTCCACCAGCTCCGGATCGAACGTCGCACCCCAGGACAGCGGGATCGGATACGCCGTCGCACCCCAGGCCGCGAACCCGGCCAGACACTCCTCGTGCACCTGCGCCGGGATGCCGAACCGGTTCGCGGCCATCACCGCCCGCTGCGAGCGCGCGAGCGAGCGCGCGCCCATCACCGGGTCGATCGGCGCCGTGCCGAACGGGCGGGTGAGCTGCCCCAGACCGTCGACGATCGCCTCGGCGAACGTCGGGAGGTCCTTGGTCATCTCGTCCTGGTTCGGGGCGACCTCGCCCGCGTCGGCGTCGGCACCGACCCACAGGCCGACGAGCTGGCCCAGCTTCTCGGGCAGGCTCATCTCCGCGATCAGTGCGTCGGCTCGCTCCCCGGGCGACCGGGACGCGTCCCGCCAGGGTTCGACGGGGTCGGCGGACGACGTAAGGGCGACATTCATCGGCTCGGTTGTTCCTTGACTCTCGATGGGGGACTCCGGAGCGCCGGCTCAGCCCTTGACGGACCCGAGCATGACGCCGGAGACGAAGTAGCGCTGGACGAAGGGGTAGACGCACAGGATGGGGATCAGGGTGAGGATCATCGCGACGGCCTTGACGCTCTCGGCGATCTGCGTCGCGCTGTTCATCCCGGCCGCGGCCGCCCCCTCGGAGGCCGTCGACGAGGCGCCGGCGATGACGTTGCGCAGGAACAGCGTCACGGGGAAGAGCTCCTGCCGGTCCAGGTAGAGGAAGGCGGCGAACCAGTCGTTCCAGAACCCGACCGAGTAGAACAGGATCATCGTCGCGAGCACCGCCTGCGACAGGGGCAGGACGATCCGGGTGAAGATGCCGAACCACCCGAGGCCGTCGATCTGGGCCGCCTCCTCCAGCTCGAGCGGCTGGTTCTCGAAGAACGACTTCATCACGAGCAGGTTGAACACCGAGATCGCCCCCGGGACGACGATCGCCCAGATCGTGTTCTTCATCCCCAGCGCCGAGATGAGCACGTAGTTCGGGATGAGGCCGCCGTTGAAGAACATCGTGAACACGACGATCCCGACGAGGAACCCGCGGGCGCGCAGGTGGCGGCGCGCGAGCACGTAGGCCATGAGCGTCGTGAGCACCATCGCGATGACCGTGGCCACCACCGTGTAGACGACGGTGTTGCGGTAGTTGAGCCAGAACATCTGGTTCTGCATGAGGAACTTGTAGGTGTCGAGCGTGAACCCGACCGGCCAGATGCCGACCC includes:
- a CDS encoding endo-1,4-beta-xylanase, with translation MPDDFSFRHVDARLVLLDAEGRPCPGAVVRVEQVRHAFGFGATGSGMDLVESELQELYLDLFDTATLSFYWGRYEPEPGRTALEPTLATARWFAERGVRLKGHPLVWHTVKAPWVDRLPLAEAERLLRERIRREVRDFAGVVDTWDVINEVVIMPRFVNEPDGVPNAITRMAAEKGRVEMVRLAVEEARSQGTEPTLVLNDFDLGPEYERLVADVLDAGIRIDAIGLQSHMHQGFRGRDQLWEICERFAGFGLPLHWTETTLLSGDLMPAHIEDLNDYVVDSWPTTPEGEARQADEIVQHYSTLAAHPAVEAVTYWGFCDRDQWLGAPSGLVRADGTPKPSYWALRDLVRGDWWYEPHEVVADADGCVRVSGGWAGRYALTRVGDAPGVDTRGGGARVEVDLPAGPTRDLSVTL
- a CDS encoding glycosyl hydrolase family 95 catalytic domain-containing protein — encoded protein: MAPPSPPRTAADGPARHRLTAATPAHAWTEAYPLGNGTIGAMCWGGPDVDRTQVNDATCWSGSPDSARGEVADDGPARLARARAALAEGDVRAAEEELRRLQGGFSQSFQPLVDIEITREGADRLPAGQEAPPLGTRTLDLARAVAEHTWEHDGVRTTQLTFVSHPAQALVLHRTSSAAESLLVRLTSPHPSTTVTARIVADPDDVAGRPAGARIDLVTRMPHELLPWQAGAVQPLRYDGPAVSAVATAHVRTDGRLVAVDGGIRVEDASTLTLVLATATDAGGDDDRAPCHGDTGILLARAGDTATVAAERSVPDLLAEHVADHAALFDRVDVELGEDEHDELVARLFAYGRYLLIAGSRPGTPPLTLQGIWNESRTPPWNSDYTLNINLEMNYWPAHTTGLSECADALADWVRVLAARGRDAARGLYDAPGWVAHHNSDQWGFALPTGRGDDELSWSFWPMGGVWLARQLLETAEFTGRRSDAEAVWPTVAGAVEFTLAWLQPMPDGTLGTTPSTSPENDYLAPDGRPSAVTTSATSDIELVRDLLDGVLALPRDLVGAELHDRVARAHAALPPTRVLADGRIAEWHGDPPESDPLHRHQSHLAGLFPGRSITRATPELARAASATLDARGEDSTGWSLAWRLCLRARLGQPEHVARLFERFTRTVPPTVTDVGLSGGIYPNLFCAHPPFQIDGNLGVTAAVAEALVQSHERDDDGVRLVRLLPACPWRSGSARGLRLRGGGRLDLGWAAGEPVRVALGADRDVTYRLLSPTGGAREVELSGGSTVSLALS
- a CDS encoding LacI family DNA-binding transcriptional regulator, which codes for MVTMSDVARLAGVSVMTVSNVLNDRPYVKTSTRDRVLAAVAELGYEINLSARHLRSGQTGTVGLIVPRFSHPYFAELADALASELTARGRHLAVEQSEASREHELAALSRARLQRYDAVVLSVAGLEREELATLAESPPVVLLGEREMPARFDHLQLANIEGARLATTRLLDSGARRVAVVGGDLQRDDATARLRTDGWIAAHEERGLPVDERLVLSDGRYSAEEAHDAVIAAHAAGLDPDGYFAITDDIATGVLAALHRLGRAVPEEIGVVGYDNLVASAWTVPALTTIDAGRAEVARTIADLIERRIADPSASPRHLVGQVRLIERDSVAPLP
- a CDS encoding beta-glucosidase family protein, which translates into the protein MNVALTSSADPVEPWRDASRSPGERADALIAEMSLPEKLGQLVGLWVGADADAGEVAPNQDEMTKDLPTFAEAIVDGLGQLTRPFGTAPIDPVMGARSLARSQRAVMAANRFGIPAQVHEECLAGFAAWGATAYPIPLSWGATFDPELVEEMAGQIGRAMRSVGVHQGLAPVLDVVRDYRWGRVEESIGEDPFLVGSVGAAYVRGLERSGVVATLKHFAGYSGSRAGRNHAPVSAGPRELAEVFYPPFEMALREGGARSVMNSYAEVDGVPAAADEARLTGLLREQWGFEGVVVADYFAVAFLRAMHAVATSDAHAAHLALRAGIDVELPSVATYGTPLLEAVSDGTIPEELVDRAVRRVLVQKIELGLLDPDYEPEVAETIDLDRAEQRDLALRLAREAVVLVENDGVLPLAPDASLAVVGPVADDPFAMLGCYSFPAHVGVHHPDRPMGIEVPSVLAELRATRPGPVSHAVGCDVKEPGRSGFDEAVAAARGADVVVVALGDRAGLFGRGTSGEGCDAPDLHLPGEQEELLEAILATGARVVLLLLAGRPYALGRFAGRVAAIVQCFFPGQLGARAVADVLTGRVNPSGHLPVQIPREAGAQPGTYLAPPLGRASAVSNLDPDALFAFGHGLSYADLTWGDVTSSGERWPTDGTTTLAVTLGNDTDREVSDVVQVYLQGPAAAVTRPVERLVAFHRVTLAPGERRRVDVELHADLTSFVGLTDRVVEPGRVRLGVARSSRDWHATLELDLVGPSRRVGPDRVLSPTVSCVALG
- a CDS encoding carbohydrate ABC transporter permease is translated as MTTTNPRRSSGSIGPRDTTGYRIFTWANNGFLVVLSLAMLFPFAMLVAQSFSSPAALKAGRVGIWPVGFTLDTYKFLMQNQMFWLNYRNTVVYTVVATVIAMVLTTLMAYVLARRHLRARGFLVGIVVFTMFFNGGLIPNYVLISALGMKNTIWAIVVPGAISVFNLLVMKSFFENQPLELEEAAQIDGLGWFGIFTRIVLPLSQAVLATMILFYSVGFWNDWFAAFLYLDRQELFPVTLFLRNVIAGASSTASEGAAAAGMNSATQIAESVKAVAMILTLIPILCVYPFVQRYFVSGVMLGSVKG
- a CDS encoding DUF624 domain-containing protein, yielding MDVDGSGAGRMVRAARTINRCVVLGLCLALACAPSVVVGLFVSATPLGLMLYVLGLVAVAPALSAGLYAVRGWRRDPGAGSARLFLRGYRMNVVDVLRWWVPTLVAAAVLAVNVGYAGDHVAGPLLRAAGIAAGVVLALWAGNALVVSSFFSFRTRDVARIAAAEMFLSWRVTLGLACLLLVAAAAVYVAGDGAMLLLAWVFVVLLELVARPLVAHVTARFTPAEPDAG